Within Hydractinia symbiolongicarpus strain clone_291-10 chromosome 11, HSymV2.1, whole genome shotgun sequence, the genomic segment TAGGTTAAGGCTCAAGTTTGCTTAAgtttccaacctcgttcccagggcatttcgCTTGTCTATGAAGTTGATAAAGGCTCAGGGGCACAAGATCCTGGTCTCAAGTTTGCTTAATTTCCCTCAATTTGCAGACACAAGTCTTGTAAGTTTTCTGCGTTTTGCAGAATCGTTTGCTTGCTTATTTGTTACCGTTTTCTTGTGTATATTGGAGACTACATTCTCGTGTTTGATTGTTCAGTTAAACCAGTACATCGTTTGAagatgttctgcccaatctcgGAACGCGCcctgtcttaagactggcctGGCCAATCTTCGGACAGTGACAAATTGGCGGCCGGTCTTAAGACGGGCCCATCCAATCTTCTGACGCacatgcccaatcttagaacGCGCGTGGAGAAGGCCATCGGAACAAGTAAAATTTTAGACTATATAAGTTCTACAATACCATAAACTGTTGAATTTTCTTCCTAATTTAAAAAGCTGAAATATTATATCAGGTACGTTTGATATGAAACTTTATCTCAGTGCAAAAGAAATTAAAGATATGCAGCTTGGCTAGCTGGGGGATTGGGGTAGTCAAATGGATAAAGAACCTTCATAATAAACCTTTTCTTCAGAAAGAACAACtttataatctttttttttaaattagctaCTACAAGTTATAagggctatatatatatatggtacagctagctagttagccaAAATTTATTCTTGTGGCAGGATAATGACATCACATTTGGGGGGCAAACAAACACTCATTGAATTTATTATAGGACTTTTGCCAGAAAGTAACAAAGATGTAATAGCTAAAAGaacaaaaagagaagaaaacaaAGGATGCAAGACTTGTCAAATTAATCTGTCTAGTTTAGATAGCTAGCTCATTGTTCATagcaatgaaaaaagtttaacaacTATGTATAATAGTGTATCACAATATTTTTTCCCAAATGGTAATGTGTCTggaaagtttgtttttatgaatTTGTGGCAGAATTCAGACCATTCTGAGCTGTATGAACTTTTGAGGAAATTATCCAATTCCTTAGCCAATTCTGGGTCGTCTGTTTTCAGCTTCTCTATGTTAGCAGCCACCTGATACGCTCCGCCAGATTTCTGTGCAAGCAGTGGATTTAATCGGGGATTTAGCGATTTTCTtacaattgtttttaaaatgccATTCTTGTTCAGATTCCCAAGCACCCTGTTCCATTCTTCTGTCTTAGGATTCTCGTCATCTGAATTGTCTGAAGGAGCTATAATTACATAACATGAGATAATCACTTAACTCAATCCAAGATCAGCTGCAATGgataatataatttaaaataatttgtacCAAATTTTAAAACCAGTAAAACATGGAttgagtatatatttttaaaaaatgtgttacgTTAACTTACCCACGTCTTCTATGCATATTGTGCAAAACCAGTTGCTGTGTggctttttttttagtttcgtACAACGAAAATGATTCCACATTAAGCATCTGTCACATGCAATGCATCGTTCATTCCCAATATTTTTTTGGCATATCCCACATTTCCATTGTTTACTTCTCTGCTTTTGTGCTACTAAGTTATCAATGTGCAAAATAAATTCtggttttgcaaatttttttaaaatattagttgCTATGATTGAGTCGCGAATAGAGTCGGGAAGGTTTCTTGCAGATTTAGGAAGCATTGTAGTATCTGGTTCTTCACTTTCGCTAACAATTAGGGAGGCATTCTCGGATCCAACAAACCAAGATAACAGCATTTTACGCTTGTTATGTTCATCCATGTCACAGTAAGCTTGTAGTGTACCTACAAATGAATAGAAATACATATACATTAATGCAGATATTGCTATACCATGCCACTGAATAGGcaattttgtttacaatgttTTACCTGTATTTGCTTCACTTTCAACAATATCCACTGGTTTGTCTTGTACTAGGGGTGTTGTGTCTTCATAtactaaaaacatataataaatataGTTGTATACATTTctgatttttataatttatagttAGGTAACTTTACATTTTCTTACCTCGAGTCtctgttgaaagtgtttccaaaATCATTGCAGCTTTAAGCATATCTGTATCAGAGCAATCATCTACACCATTAGTATTGGGTTCTTGTAGCTTTTGTGTTTCAGAATGTGAATTTGTCAATGctgaagaataaaaaagatttgCATATATCTCAAACAATATAAAGATATAATACAGGAAATAATTTTCAACAGAtattttatgacatttatatatataccattACCATATAGACAGTATGTTGGTCTGTATACTGCTTCAAAATGTTCAGTACATGGTAAAAAGTTAGGTGATTTTATACCATCATATAAATGCCATGTATCATTGTATAAAGCCATAGCAGTGTAATGTTGGGCATTCCAAAGTGAAAGTCCAATTAGCCTAAAACTAaagtatacatttttaaaaagttgtatGCTCTTTTAATAAGGTTTTGAATGATATATCTTCCAACTATAAAATGTTCTAACCTGCATGAAATATCATTGA encodes:
- the LOC130613670 gene encoding uncharacterized protein LOC130613670, producing the protein MYMYFYSFVGTLQAYCDMDEHNKRKMLLSWFVGSENASLIVSESEEPDTTMLPKSARNLPDSIRDSIIATNILKKFAKPEFILHIDNLVAQKQRSKQWKCGICQKNIGNERCIACDRCLMWNHFRCTKLKKKPHSNWFCTICIEDVAPSDNSDDENPKTEEWNRVLGNLNKNGILKTIVRKSLNPRLNPLLAQKSGGAYQVAANIEKLKTDDPELAKELDNFLKSSYSSEWSEFCHKFIKTNFPDTLPFGKKYCDTLLYIVVKLFSLL
- the LOC130613672 gene encoding uncharacterized protein LOC130613672 — encoded protein: MYDRRIDTSSIPKDLILDINDISCSFRLIGLSLWNAQHYTAMALYNDTWHLYDGIKSPNFLPCTEHFEAVYRPTYCLYALTNSHSETQKLQEPNTNGVDDCSDTDMLKAAMILETLSTETRGKKM